One part of the Parambassis ranga chromosome 8, fParRan2.1, whole genome shotgun sequence genome encodes these proteins:
- the gas7a gene encoding growth arrest-specific protein 7a isoform X2: MMMEASFDTEESFDDPSCLAPQPPGSVSPAKRQIKEVKETKITINCVTFPLPGEGPEQQLLKPNEWSYCDYFWTDKKDPQGTTSVAGFEVLLQKQLKGKQMQKEMAEFIHERIKIEEEYAKNLSKLSLSPLAAQEEGTLREAWTQLKKSLHDEAEVHLKFSNKLHSEVEKPLLTFRGDNFKKDLKKYDHHIADLRKQLASRYASVEKARKALADRQKDLEVKTQQLEIKLSNKTEEDIKKARRKSTQAGDDLMRCVDLYNQTQSKWFEEMVTTSMELEKLEVERIEWIQQHLRQYTTLRHETDMFNQSTVEAVDQLLQNVDPGKDRELWVKENNTGEVRPVDMDI; the protein is encoded by the exons aTGATGATGGAAGCCAGCTTTGACACTGAGGAGAGTTTTGACGACCCCTCCTGTCTCGCCCCGCAGCCCCCTGGCTCTGTTTCGCCAGCCAAGAGGCAGATCAAGGAGGTCAAGGAGACCAAAATCACT ATCAACTGTGTGACTTTCCCTCTGCCTGGAGAAGGTCCggagcagcagctccttaaaCCCAACGAATGGAGCTACTGCGATTACTTCTGG ACCGACAAGAAAGACCCCCAGGGGACCACCTCTGTGGCGGGCTTCGAAGTTCTTCTGCAGAAGCAGCTGAAGGGCAAACAGATGCAGAAAGAGATGGCTGAGTTTATCCATGAGAG GATAAAGATTGAGGAAGAGTATGCCAAGAACCTCTCCAAGCTCTCTCTGAGCCCCCTGGCAGCACAGGAGGAAGG AACCCTCAGAGAAGCCTGGACTCAGCTGAAGAAGAGTCTCCACGACGAAGCTGAAGTTCACCTCAAGTTCTCCAACAAG cTACACTCAGAGGTGGAGAAGCCATTGCTGACATTCAGAGGCGACAACTTCAAAAAGGACCTGAAGAAGTACGACCATCACATCGCCGACCTCAGGAAGCAGCTGGCGAGCCGCTACGCCAGCGTGGAGAAG gccCGTAAAGCCctggcagacaggcagaaggaTCTGGAGGTGAAGACCCAGCAGCTGGAGATCAAACTCAGCAacaagacagaggaggacataAAGAAGGCCCGACGGAAATCCACACAAGCAG GAGACGACCTGATGCGATGTGTGGACCTCTACAACCAAACTCAGTCCAAGTGGTTTGAAGAGATGGTCACCACCAGCATG gagctggagaaaCTGGAGGTGGAGCGGATCGAGTGGATCCAGCAGCACTTACGCCAGTACACAACTCTGCGGCATGAAACGGACATGTTCAATCAGAGC ACGGTGGAGGCGGTcgaccagctgctgcagaacgTGGATCCGGGCAAAGACAGGGAGCTGTGGGTGAAAGAGAACAACACTGGCGAGGTTCGGCCCGTGGATATGGACATTTAG